One window of the Actinomycetota bacterium genome contains the following:
- a CDS encoding thioredoxin domain-containing protein: MPNRLAAATSPYLQQHAENPVDWQEWSPEAFDEARRRDVPVFLSVGYSACHWCHVMAHESFEDVDVAKVINDRFVAIKVDREERPDVDAVYMQATLALTGSGGWPMTVFLDHDQQPFFAGTYFPRHARSGMPGFVDVLTALDEAWTQRRSDVLDVAGRVVSALQQRVAPSGQEFPGSQVLTDAVTRLRSDFDLAYGGFGGAPKFPPSMILEFLLREAARTNNAEALLMAEHTLDAMARGGMYDQLAGGFARYSVDAAWAVPHFEKMLYDNALLLRVYLHWYRLTGSVTAERIVRETAEFMINELMTPEGGFASALDADTEGEEGRFYVWKPVELNAVLGQDDAAWVAQLLHVTTSGNFEHDSSTLQLLSDPDDSERWQRLREQLRAHRDKRERPGRDDKVVASWNGLAIAALAEAGALLEESSWVEAAYSAADLLLAVHLGAHGDDRLSRTSRDGIAGENYGVLDDYGGVAEGFLALYQVSGDDTWLTLAGMLLDVAIQHFRDDQGGFFDTSDDAAALVNRPRDPADGAEPSGWFSVANACVTYAAITGVAQYREIAELALAIVSDLAPRAPRACGWGLAAVSALLDGPVEIAIIGDPQDPRTRGLRRIALAATAPGAVIALGEEGSQTPLLRDRTLIDGRPAAYVCRGFTCDLPTTEIGVLASQVGTRLGE, encoded by the coding sequence GTGCCCAACAGACTCGCGGCTGCGACCTCGCCCTATCTCCAGCAGCACGCGGAGAATCCGGTCGACTGGCAGGAGTGGTCACCTGAGGCATTCGACGAGGCTCGTCGTCGCGATGTGCCGGTGTTCCTGTCGGTGGGCTACTCGGCCTGCCACTGGTGCCACGTCATGGCGCATGAATCCTTTGAAGACGTCGATGTCGCCAAGGTCATCAATGATCGATTTGTAGCGATCAAAGTCGACCGCGAGGAGAGGCCAGATGTTGATGCGGTGTATATGCAGGCAACCCTGGCGTTGACTGGCAGTGGGGGCTGGCCGATGACGGTCTTCCTTGACCATGACCAGCAGCCATTCTTCGCCGGCACCTACTTTCCGCGGCACGCTCGAAGTGGGATGCCTGGGTTTGTTGATGTGCTGACGGCCCTCGATGAGGCGTGGACTCAGCGACGAAGTGATGTGCTTGATGTTGCTGGCCGCGTCGTCAGCGCGCTGCAGCAGCGGGTTGCGCCCTCTGGACAGGAGTTTCCCGGTTCGCAGGTGCTGACCGATGCCGTCACCCGACTGCGATCTGACTTCGATCTCGCCTACGGCGGATTCGGTGGGGCGCCGAAGTTCCCCCCATCAATGATTCTTGAGTTTCTCTTGCGCGAGGCTGCGCGAACGAACAACGCTGAGGCCTTGCTGATGGCCGAGCACACCCTTGACGCAATGGCACGTGGCGGCATGTACGACCAACTCGCTGGCGGTTTCGCTCGTTACTCAGTTGATGCGGCCTGGGCCGTACCTCACTTCGAGAAGATGCTGTACGACAACGCCCTGCTCCTGCGCGTCTATCTGCATTGGTATCGACTGACAGGTTCGGTCACCGCTGAACGCATTGTTCGAGAGACCGCAGAGTTCATGATCAATGAACTGATGACACCAGAAGGCGGCTTTGCATCGGCGCTTGACGCAGATACCGAAGGCGAAGAAGGCCGCTTCTATGTGTGGAAGCCAGTCGAATTGAACGCGGTGCTTGGCCAGGACGACGCAGCGTGGGTTGCGCAGCTCTTGCATGTCACAACGAGCGGAAACTTCGAGCATGACTCGTCGACTCTGCAGTTGCTCTCCGACCCAGACGATAGCGAGCGATGGCAGCGTCTTCGCGAACAATTGCGAGCCCATCGAGACAAGCGCGAGCGTCCTGGTCGCGACGACAAAGTGGTTGCCTCCTGGAACGGGCTGGCGATTGCGGCCTTGGCTGAAGCCGGAGCACTTCTGGAGGAATCCTCATGGGTTGAGGCTGCCTACAGCGCTGCGGACCTTCTCCTTGCGGTTCACCTGGGGGCGCATGGGGATGATCGTTTGAGTCGCACCTCACGCGATGGCATCGCAGGTGAGAACTACGGCGTGCTCGACGATTACGGCGGCGTTGCTGAAGGATTTCTCGCGCTATACCAAGTCAGCGGAGACGACACCTGGCTGACTTTGGCCGGAATGCTGCTCGATGTTGCAATCCAGCATTTTCGCGACGATCAGGGCGGCTTCTTCGATACGTCAGATGATGCGGCAGCCTTGGTCAATCGCCCGCGGGATCCAGCAGACGGTGCCGAACCTTCTGGCTGGTTCTCGGTCGCGAATGCCTGTGTGACCTACGCCGCGATCACAGGTGTTGCCCAATACCGTGAGATCGCTGAGCTCGCCTTGGCGATCGTGAGTGATCTCGCGCCACGCGCGCCGCGAGCCTGTGGTTGGGGATTGGCAGCAGTTTCGGCCCTGCTGGACGGACCCGTGGAGATCGCGATCATTGGTGATCCCCAGGATCCACGAACCCGTGGATTACGTCGGATCGCTCTTGCTGCAACAGCGCCAGGGGCAGTGATCGCCCTTGGTGAAGAGGGAAGCCAGACTCCGCTTCTGCGTGATCGAACCCTGATCGACGGCAGGCCCGCGGCATACGTCTGTCGTGGTTTCACATGCGATCTGCCCACGACGGAAATAGGGGTCCTCGCAAGTCAGGTGGGCACGCGTCTCGGGGAGTAG
- a CDS encoding isoprenyl transferase: protein MGLSDIVYGIYERHLRSQIEADQVPRHVGVILDGNRRWAEAQGSSSSVGHRAGAAKIEEFLGWCEDAGVELITLWLLSTDNLNRPAGELTALMGIIEETVTDLMARARWRLHPVGALDLLPDSTARLLKEAEEATCDASGPMVNIAVGYGGRREVVDAVRSLLQEHSGQGTSLDELAQFIDVEHIAEHLYTKGQPDPDLVIRTSGEQRLSGFLLWQSAHSEFYFCEAYWPDFRHVDFLRALRAYGDRHRRFGA from the coding sequence GTGGGGTTATCAGACATCGTCTATGGCATCTATGAGCGGCACCTCAGGTCGCAGATAGAGGCCGATCAGGTACCTCGACATGTCGGCGTGATCCTTGACGGCAATCGTCGTTGGGCTGAAGCCCAGGGCTCGTCCTCCTCAGTTGGCCATCGAGCTGGAGCGGCCAAGATCGAGGAGTTCCTGGGCTGGTGCGAGGACGCCGGTGTTGAGCTCATCACCCTCTGGCTGCTGTCAACAGACAACTTGAACCGACCTGCTGGTGAGCTCACCGCGTTGATGGGCATCATCGAAGAAACCGTCACTGATCTGATGGCCCGGGCCAGATGGCGACTGCACCCAGTGGGCGCTTTGGATTTGCTGCCTGACAGCACAGCCCGACTTCTGAAAGAAGCCGAAGAGGCCACGTGCGATGCCTCCGGTCCGATGGTGAACATTGCGGTCGGCTACGGCGGTCGTCGCGAGGTTGTTGATGCCGTGCGCTCGCTGCTTCAAGAGCACTCTGGGCAGGGAACTTCCTTGGATGAGTTGGCACAGTTCATTGATGTCGAGCACATTGCCGAGCATCTTTACACCAAGGGTCAGCCGGATCCGGACCTTGTGATCAGAACCTCTGGCGAGCAACGGCTCTCGGGATTCCTGCTTTGGCAAAGCGCCCACTCGGAGTTCTATTTCTGCGAGGCCTACTGGCCAGACTTCAGACACGTGGACTTCTTGCGTGCGCTTCGTGCCTACGGTGATCGGCATCGGCGCTTCGGCGCCTGA
- a CDS encoding PhoH family protein encodes MPVSSRSDVNADSRTYVLDTSVLLSDPTALRSFAEHAVVLPLVVIKELEDKRHDPVLGYNARTVLRALEALRKEPGADLRKGIVVNSHGGTVRIEINHVDTSHLPDAIRAERSNDTRILSVAEGLRRDGHHVVVVSKDLPMRLLAHGALGIPAEEYRNEQVQDSGYTGLVEIEANREDVDDLYQHGSIELFDHDLPVNTGVVLVSPTSSGLARVTVDKRLEQVRGDLEAFGIHGRSAEQRIALSHLLDPEIGVVSLGGAAGTGKSVLALAAALELVLERREAKRIVVFRPVFAVGGQEIGFLPGTEAEKMSPFSAATKDALDAIASENIIDEITDRGILEVLPLTYVRGRTLTDTIVILDEAQNLERSTILTAISRLGKNSRVFLTHDVAQRDNLRVGRHDGIAAVVERLKGESLFAHVTLTKSERSPIAALATRLIDDGIL; translated from the coding sequence GTGCCCGTGTCTTCTCGCTCAGATGTGAACGCTGACTCCCGCACCTACGTTCTGGACACTTCTGTCCTGCTCTCTGATCCGACCGCGCTGCGGTCATTTGCGGAGCATGCGGTCGTCCTTCCACTCGTGGTGATCAAGGAACTTGAAGACAAACGGCACGACCCGGTCCTGGGCTATAACGCCCGCACAGTGCTGCGAGCCCTTGAGGCACTGCGCAAAGAGCCTGGCGCGGATCTGCGCAAGGGAATTGTCGTCAATTCGCACGGCGGAACAGTGCGCATTGAGATCAATCACGTTGATACTTCACACCTGCCTGATGCAATCCGCGCCGAGCGCAGCAATGACACGCGCATCCTGTCGGTAGCCGAAGGCCTCCGCCGTGATGGTCACCATGTGGTGGTCGTGTCCAAGGACCTCCCGATGCGCCTGCTTGCCCATGGCGCCCTTGGGATTCCCGCGGAGGAGTACCGAAATGAGCAGGTCCAGGATTCGGGCTACACCGGCTTGGTCGAGATCGAGGCCAATCGTGAGGATGTCGATGATCTGTACCAGCACGGCAGCATCGAGCTGTTCGATCACGACCTGCCTGTCAACACCGGCGTAGTCCTGGTCTCACCGACCTCTTCAGGCTTAGCCCGAGTCACAGTCGACAAGCGCCTGGAGCAGGTCCGTGGCGACCTGGAGGCCTTCGGGATTCATGGCCGATCAGCCGAGCAGCGCATTGCGCTGTCGCATCTGCTCGATCCTGAGATCGGCGTGGTCTCGCTTGGCGGCGCGGCGGGTACCGGCAAGTCTGTGCTGGCATTGGCGGCTGCATTGGAACTGGTGTTGGAGCGCCGGGAAGCCAAGAGGATCGTGGTCTTCCGCCCGGTGTTCGCTGTCGGTGGTCAGGAGATCGGATTCCTGCCCGGCACGGAGGCCGAAAAAATGTCCCCGTTCTCTGCCGCCACAAAGGATGCTCTCGATGCAATTGCCAGCGAGAACATCATCGACGAGATCACGGATCGCGGAATTCTGGAAGTGCTGCCGCTTACCTACGTGCGTGGCCGCACACTGACCGACACGATTGTCATCTTGGACGAAGCGCAGAACCTTGAGCGCTCCACCATCCTCACGGCGATCTCGCGTCTGGGCAAGAACAGCCGGGTCTTCCTGACACACGACGTGGCTCAGCGCGACAACTTGCGAGTGGGTCGGCACGATGGCATCGCTGCTGTTGTTGAACGACTCAAGGGCGAGTCCCTATTTGCGCACGTCACCTTGACCAAGTCAGAGCGCAGTCCGATTGCGGCTCTGGCGACACGACTGATTGACGACGGAATTCTCTAA
- a CDS encoding fumarate hydratase has translation MAEFHYQELLPLGEDHTPYRLVTTEGVSTTTVAGRTILQVEPSALRLLAYEALRDISHLLRPGHLAQLATILDDPEASPNDRFVALDLLKNANISAGGVLPMCQDTGTAIVSAKKGQHVWTTGQDEEHLAHGIFDAYEKLNLRYSQMAPLNMWEERNTGTNLPAQIEIYANTHAGHEAEYEFLFMAKGGGSANKSYLYQQTAALLNPSSFRAFLDESLRSLGTAACPPYHLAVVVGGTSAEYALKTAKYASARYLDGLPVHGSPDGHGFRDLEMEQEIWKQTQEFGIGAQFGGKYFCHDVRVIRLPRHGASLPVAIAVSCSADRQAKAKITAEGVFLEQLEREPAKYLPEVTDEHLDDDVVAIDLSQPMSDIREQLSKLPVKTRVSLTGSLIVARDLAHARIKAMLDRGEPMPEYFRNHAVYYAGPAKTPEGYASGSFGPTTAGRMDSYVDQFQKAGGSLVMLAKGNRSQAVTNACQANGGFYLGSIGGPAARLAQDNITKVEVLDFPELGMEAVWKIEIVDFPAFVVVDDKGNDFFAETMKPLISRIPVGAPK, from the coding sequence ATGGCTGAATTTCACTACCAGGAACTGCTTCCACTCGGCGAGGACCACACCCCCTATCGACTTGTCACGACCGAGGGAGTGAGCACGACGACCGTCGCTGGACGCACAATCCTGCAAGTCGAGCCCTCAGCCCTGCGATTGCTTGCCTACGAGGCCCTGCGCGATATCTCGCACCTCTTGCGCCCCGGGCATCTGGCGCAACTGGCGACCATTTTGGACGATCCCGAGGCAAGCCCAAATGATCGCTTCGTCGCACTGGACCTACTGAAGAACGCCAACATCTCGGCTGGCGGAGTACTGCCCATGTGTCAGGACACCGGCACCGCAATCGTCAGTGCCAAGAAAGGCCAGCACGTATGGACCACTGGCCAGGACGAGGAGCACCTGGCCCACGGCATCTTCGACGCCTACGAGAAGTTGAACCTGCGCTACTCGCAGATGGCGCCCCTGAACATGTGGGAAGAGCGCAACACCGGCACAAACCTGCCGGCGCAGATCGAGATCTATGCCAACACGCATGCCGGTCACGAAGCCGAGTACGAGTTCCTCTTCATGGCCAAGGGTGGCGGCAGCGCGAACAAGAGCTACCTCTACCAGCAGACCGCGGCGCTGTTGAATCCCTCATCGTTCCGCGCATTTCTTGATGAGAGCCTGCGCAGCCTGGGTACGGCTGCCTGCCCGCCGTACCACTTGGCCGTTGTCGTCGGCGGAACCAGCGCGGAGTACGCGCTGAAGACCGCGAAGTACGCCAGTGCTCGCTACCTCGATGGTCTACCAGTGCACGGATCCCCCGACGGCCACGGCTTCCGTGACTTGGAGATGGAACAGGAGATCTGGAAGCAGACACAGGAGTTCGGCATTGGCGCCCAATTTGGCGGCAAGTACTTCTGTCATGACGTGCGAGTCATTCGCCTGCCACGGCACGGTGCTTCACTTCCAGTCGCCATCGCAGTCTCCTGTTCAGCTGACCGCCAGGCCAAGGCCAAGATCACCGCCGAGGGCGTCTTCCTTGAACAACTCGAGCGCGAGCCTGCCAAGTACCTGCCGGAGGTGACCGATGAGCATCTCGACGACGACGTCGTCGCCATCGACCTCAGCCAGCCGATGTCCGACATTCGCGAGCAGCTGTCAAAGCTCCCAGTAAAAACTCGGGTATCCCTGACGGGGTCCCTCATCGTGGCTCGTGACTTGGCGCACGCACGCATCAAGGCAATGCTGGATCGAGGCGAGCCGATGCCGGAGTACTTCCGCAATCACGCGGTCTACTACGCGGGGCCAGCCAAGACCCCTGAGGGCTACGCCTCAGGCTCTTTCGGTCCCACCACTGCTGGCCGGATGGACAGCTATGTCGACCAGTTCCAAAAGGCCGGAGGCTCGCTGGTCATGCTGGCCAAGGGCAACCGCAGCCAAGCTGTCACCAACGCCTGCCAGGCCAATGGCGGCTTCTACCTCGGATCAATCGGTGGACCAGCGGCAAGGCTTGCTCAGGACAACATCACCAAGGTTGAGGTGCTGGACTTTCCTGAGTTGGGAATGGAAGCGGTCTGGAAGATCGAGATTGTGGACTTCCCGGCCTTCGTCGTTGTCGATGACAAGGGCAACGATTTCTTTGCCGAGACGATGAAACCATTGATCAGCCGGATTCCGGTTGGAGCTCCGAAGTAA
- the glpX gene encoding class II fructose-bisphosphatase, whose protein sequence is MTTASRQEVPDRNLALELVRVTEAAAMAAARWVGRGDKNGADGAAVNAMRALIGSVAMNGVVVIGEGEKDDAPMLFNGERVGDGHGAEADVAVDPIDGTTLAANGMPNAISVIAVAERGAMYDPSAVFYMDKLVVGPEGAGIIDIGAPIAWNLGQLARAKGEQVADLTVCILDRPRHKQLIADVRDAGARIKFISDGDVAGAIMAARAGTGVDMLAGIGGTPEGIITACAIVCMGGEIQAKLWPLDDDERRKALDAGHDLNRVLRTDDLVTGENIFFCATGITDGELLRGVRYLPAGPSTHSIVMRGKSGTIREVKSEHSLAKLSQYSAVDFESPGTGQPDLD, encoded by the coding sequence AAGCAGACAAGAAGTACCCGACCGCAACCTCGCACTCGAGCTCGTACGGGTGACCGAGGCCGCAGCCATGGCAGCGGCCCGCTGGGTGGGACGCGGAGACAAGAACGGCGCTGACGGCGCTGCCGTCAACGCCATGCGAGCCCTGATTGGCAGCGTCGCCATGAACGGTGTCGTGGTCATTGGCGAGGGCGAGAAGGACGACGCCCCCATGCTTTTCAACGGCGAGCGTGTAGGCGATGGTCACGGAGCCGAGGCAGACGTCGCGGTGGATCCGATCGATGGCACCACCTTGGCGGCCAATGGCATGCCCAATGCCATATCGGTCATCGCGGTGGCTGAGCGCGGCGCCATGTATGACCCAAGCGCGGTCTTCTATATGGACAAGCTGGTCGTGGGACCAGAAGGTGCCGGAATCATCGACATCGGCGCCCCCATCGCCTGGAACCTTGGGCAACTGGCTCGCGCGAAGGGAGAGCAGGTCGCCGATCTCACGGTCTGCATCCTGGATCGTCCGCGTCACAAGCAGTTGATAGCCGACGTCCGCGATGCAGGTGCCCGCATCAAGTTCATCTCCGACGGTGACGTCGCTGGTGCCATCATGGCCGCGCGTGCAGGCACTGGGGTCGACATGCTTGCCGGTATCGGTGGCACTCCCGAAGGCATCATCACTGCATGCGCCATTGTCTGCATGGGGGGCGAGATTCAGGCCAAGCTCTGGCCACTTGATGACGACGAGCGACGCAAGGCGCTGGATGCCGGACACGATCTCAACCGCGTGCTGCGCACCGATGACCTCGTCACCGGCGAGAACATCTTCTTCTGCGCCACCGGTATCACCGATGGCGAACTGCTTCGCGGAGTCCGCTATCTGCCTGCCGGTCCATCAACGCATTCGATCGTAATGCGCGGAAAGAGCGGCACCATTCGTGAAGTCAAGAGCGAGCACAGTCTGGCCAAGCTCAGCCAGTACTCGGCAGTGGACTTTGAAAGTCCCGGTACTGGCCAGCCTGACCTCGACTGA